One window of Nymphaea colorata isolate Beijing-Zhang1983 chromosome 1, ASM883128v2, whole genome shotgun sequence genomic DNA carries:
- the LOC116266068 gene encoding probable ADP-ribosylation factor GTPase-activating protein AGD11 isoform X2, which translates to MVQKSDMWVKTPFTMSSLVTSLVLQTARLLPNGGVQKHKSVNIGAFICIKCSGVHRGLGSHISKVLSVKLDEWTDEQVEAVARMGGNSVVNMKYEACLPDNLKPKPEAPAKERSAYIRRKYELQEFVAKEEVISPAFCSLRTSQSMSSGRHPDCSQDRKVEKHHSNRFHGIGLNFRNSWRKKEQEQKATNKNSTLGMVEFVGLIKVNVIRGTNLAVRDVVTSDPYVMLTMGNQTLKTRVIKSNLNPVWNEKVVLSIPDTVPPLKLQVYDKDTFSADDRMGEAEVDIQPLVAASVAYENSGIREPMQLGKWRASEDNSLVKDSLITLVDGKVKQEITLKLKNVERGELEIELECVPLTQ; encoded by the exons ATGGTGCAGAAAAGTGATATGTGGGTCAAAACTCCGTTCACAATGAGTAGCTTGGTGACATCCTTGGTCTTGCAAACTGCAAGACTGCTCCCAAACGGAGGTGTTCAGAAGCACAA GTCGGTGAATATAGGGGCATTCATATGCATAAAGTGTTCAGGCGTTCACAGGGGATTAGGGTCACATATCTCAAAG GTTTTGTCAGTGAAGCTGGATGAGTggacagatgaacaagttgaagcagTAGCTAGAATGGGTGGAAACTCTGTAGTGAATATGAAATATGAAGCATGCCTCCCAGATAATCTTAAGCCAAAGCCAGAAGCTCCAGCAAAAGAACGTTCTGCTTACATTAG GAGAAAGTATGAGCTGCAAGAGTTTGTAGCTAAAGAAGAAGTCATCTCCCCTGCGTTCTGTAGCTTGAGAACCTCACAGAGCATGTCCAGTGGTAGACACCCAGATTGTTCCCAAGACCGGAAAGTTGAAAAGCATCATAGCAATCGTTTTCATGGCATTGGTCTTAATTTTCGAAATAGTTGgaggaaaaaagaacaagagcAGAAAGCTACAAACAAAAACTCAACG TTGGGCATGGTTGAATTTGTTGGACTCATCAAGGTAAACGTGATTAGAGGAACCAACTTGGCTGTCAGAGATGTAGTGACTAGTGATCCGTACGTCATGTTAACAATGGGAAACCAA ACATTGAAGACACGTGTGATAAAGAGCAACCTGAACCCAGTTTGGAATGAAAAAGTTGTTCTTTCCATCCCAGACACTGTTCCACCTCTAAAGTTG CAAGTATATGACAAGGATACCTTCAGCGCAGATGATCGAATGGGAGAAGCAGAAGTAGATATCCAGCCATTGGTTGCTGCATCTGTAGCTTATGAGAACTCAGGCATCAGAGAGCCAATGCAACTTGGAAAATGGAGAGCAAGTGAGGATAACAGTCTCGTCAAAGATAGTCTGATAACATTAGTAGATGGAAAGGTGAAGCAGGAAATCACTCTAAAGCTTAAGAATGTGGAGAGAGGGGAATTGGAAATTGAACTTGAATGTGTTCCTCTCACTCAATAG
- the LOC116263174 gene encoding uncharacterized protein LOC116263174, with amino-acid sequence MIMCAFAFSVGKTVFTILRGWVAACITVASEIASALRVGEIGPFHVG; translated from the coding sequence ATGATTATGTGTGCCTTCGCATTCTCCGTCGGAAAGACGGTATTCACTATCTTAAGAGGATGGGTGGCGGCCTGCATCACCGTTGCTTCCGAGATCGCGAGCGCTCTAAGAGTTGGAGAAATCGGCCCCTTCCATGTTGGCTGA
- the LOC116266068 gene encoding probable ADP-ribosylation factor GTPase-activating protein AGD11 isoform X1: MSAQGEDHHSNLLPGSLQRLEDLLSQPGNRSCADCGSLDPKWVSVNIGAFICIKCSGVHRGLGSHISKVLSVKLDEWTDEQVEAVARMGGNSVVNMKYEACLPDNLKPKPEAPAKERSAYIRRKYELQEFVAKEEVISPAFCSLRTSQSMSSGRHPDCSQDRKVEKHHSNRFHGIGLNFRNSWRKKEQEQKATNKNSTLGMVEFVGLIKVNVIRGTNLAVRDVVTSDPYVMLTMGNQTLKTRVIKSNLNPVWNEKVVLSIPDTVPPLKLQVYDKDTFSADDRMGEAEVDIQPLVAASVAYENSGIREPMQLGKWRASEDNSLVKDSLITLVDGKVKQEITLKLKNVERGELEIELECVPLTQ, encoded by the exons ATGAGTGCCCAAGGAGAGGATCATCATTCTAACCTCCTACCTG gTTCTCTGCAGAGATTGGAAGACCTGCTATCACAACCGGGGAATAGATCCTGTGCAGATTGCGGATCATTAGATCCAAAATGGGT GTCGGTGAATATAGGGGCATTCATATGCATAAAGTGTTCAGGCGTTCACAGGGGATTAGGGTCACATATCTCAAAG GTTTTGTCAGTGAAGCTGGATGAGTggacagatgaacaagttgaagcagTAGCTAGAATGGGTGGAAACTCTGTAGTGAATATGAAATATGAAGCATGCCTCCCAGATAATCTTAAGCCAAAGCCAGAAGCTCCAGCAAAAGAACGTTCTGCTTACATTAG GAGAAAGTATGAGCTGCAAGAGTTTGTAGCTAAAGAAGAAGTCATCTCCCCTGCGTTCTGTAGCTTGAGAACCTCACAGAGCATGTCCAGTGGTAGACACCCAGATTGTTCCCAAGACCGGAAAGTTGAAAAGCATCATAGCAATCGTTTTCATGGCATTGGTCTTAATTTTCGAAATAGTTGgaggaaaaaagaacaagagcAGAAAGCTACAAACAAAAACTCAACG TTGGGCATGGTTGAATTTGTTGGACTCATCAAGGTAAACGTGATTAGAGGAACCAACTTGGCTGTCAGAGATGTAGTGACTAGTGATCCGTACGTCATGTTAACAATGGGAAACCAA ACATTGAAGACACGTGTGATAAAGAGCAACCTGAACCCAGTTTGGAATGAAAAAGTTGTTCTTTCCATCCCAGACACTGTTCCACCTCTAAAGTTG CAAGTATATGACAAGGATACCTTCAGCGCAGATGATCGAATGGGAGAAGCAGAAGTAGATATCCAGCCATTGGTTGCTGCATCTGTAGCTTATGAGAACTCAGGCATCAGAGAGCCAATGCAACTTGGAAAATGGAGAGCAAGTGAGGATAACAGTCTCGTCAAAGATAGTCTGATAACATTAGTAGATGGAAAGGTGAAGCAGGAAATCACTCTAAAGCTTAAGAATGTGGAGAGAGGGGAATTGGAAATTGAACTTGAATGTGTTCCTCTCACTCAATAG
- the LOC116266068 gene encoding probable ADP-ribosylation factor GTPase-activating protein AGD11 isoform X3, translating to MGKSDMWVKTPFTMSSLVTSLVLQTARLLPNGGVQKHKSVNIGAFICIKCSGVHRGLGSHISKVLSVKLDEWTDEQVEAVARMGGNSVVNMKYEACLPDNLKPKPEAPAKERSAYIRRKYELQEFVAKEEVISPAFCSLRTSQSMSSGRHPDCSQDRKVEKHHSNRFHGIGLNFRNSWRKKEQEQKATNKNSTLGMVEFVGLIKVNVIRGTNLAVRDVVTSDPYVMLTMGNQTLKTRVIKSNLNPVWNEKVVLSIPDTVPPLKLQVYDKDTFSADDRMGEAEVDIQPLVAASVAYENSGIREPMQLGKWRASEDNSLVKDSLITLVDGKVKQEITLKLKNVERGELEIELECVPLTQ from the exons ATGGGT AAAAGTGATATGTGGGTCAAAACTCCGTTCACAATGAGTAGCTTGGTGACATCCTTGGTCTTGCAAACTGCAAGACTGCTCCCAAACGGAGGTGTTCAGAAGCACAA GTCGGTGAATATAGGGGCATTCATATGCATAAAGTGTTCAGGCGTTCACAGGGGATTAGGGTCACATATCTCAAAG GTTTTGTCAGTGAAGCTGGATGAGTggacagatgaacaagttgaagcagTAGCTAGAATGGGTGGAAACTCTGTAGTGAATATGAAATATGAAGCATGCCTCCCAGATAATCTTAAGCCAAAGCCAGAAGCTCCAGCAAAAGAACGTTCTGCTTACATTAG GAGAAAGTATGAGCTGCAAGAGTTTGTAGCTAAAGAAGAAGTCATCTCCCCTGCGTTCTGTAGCTTGAGAACCTCACAGAGCATGTCCAGTGGTAGACACCCAGATTGTTCCCAAGACCGGAAAGTTGAAAAGCATCATAGCAATCGTTTTCATGGCATTGGTCTTAATTTTCGAAATAGTTGgaggaaaaaagaacaagagcAGAAAGCTACAAACAAAAACTCAACG TTGGGCATGGTTGAATTTGTTGGACTCATCAAGGTAAACGTGATTAGAGGAACCAACTTGGCTGTCAGAGATGTAGTGACTAGTGATCCGTACGTCATGTTAACAATGGGAAACCAA ACATTGAAGACACGTGTGATAAAGAGCAACCTGAACCCAGTTTGGAATGAAAAAGTTGTTCTTTCCATCCCAGACACTGTTCCACCTCTAAAGTTG CAAGTATATGACAAGGATACCTTCAGCGCAGATGATCGAATGGGAGAAGCAGAAGTAGATATCCAGCCATTGGTTGCTGCATCTGTAGCTTATGAGAACTCAGGCATCAGAGAGCCAATGCAACTTGGAAAATGGAGAGCAAGTGAGGATAACAGTCTCGTCAAAGATAGTCTGATAACATTAGTAGATGGAAAGGTGAAGCAGGAAATCACTCTAAAGCTTAAGAATGTGGAGAGAGGGGAATTGGAAATTGAACTTGAATGTGTTCCTCTCACTCAATAG
- the LOC116249838 gene encoding uncharacterized protein At3g28850-like produces MGCTTSRESRFIGATTSESGRDFQDHSEGHHHHQEQEQGGGHHQHSAPPFSRAHSLPLAVHHPPQRKGDSYHVVALTSTTYGSLVLDPLPDPDTTAAAGPPENIDAWELMHDLEDSLSDAPSADTGRISLGRSLSLQHGLNASQAKNEAAIGSPKPLWMHLSDESTSPEGTDVVSSFRRATVKTTNLGFRDSGQLKPAIASIPSSKVLPVDRASPLSPSPPPGSEGKIVVYFTSLRGIRKTYEDCCTVRSILRGLRVCVDERDVSMDSAYRKELQSAFGGSAALPQVFAGGTYVGGAEEVRHLHEVGELGKILRDFPVRDNGDVCEVCGDARFVPCENCHGSRKVYEEDDGGVLRRCLECNENGLVRCPFCSY; encoded by the coding sequence ATGGGCTGCACCACCTCCAGGGAATCACGTTTCATCGGCGCCACGACAAGCGAGTCGGGTCGCGACTTCCAGGACCATTCAGAGGGCCACCATCACCACCAAGAGCAGGAGCAAGGCGGCGGCCACCACCAACATTCTGCTCCTCCTTTCTCTCGAGCGCACTCCCTTCCCTTGGCCGTTCACCACCCGCCGCAGCGGAAGGGCGACTCCTACCACGTCGTCGCCCTCACTTCCACCACCTACGGCTCCCTAGTCCTCGATCCCCTGCCTGACCCCGataccaccgccgccgccggcCCCCCGGAGAACATAGACGCCTGGGAGCTCATGCATGATCTCGAGGACTCATTGTCCGATGCGCCGTCTGCTGACACAGGGAGGATATCCCTCGGCCGGTCCCTCAGTCTCCAACATGGCCTCAATGCTTCTCAGGCCAAGAACGAAGCGGCCATCGGCAGTCCCAAGCCACTCTGGATGCATCTTTCTGACGAATCCACCAGCCCGGAAGGCACGGACGTCGTCTCGAGTTTCAGACGGGCTACGGTGAAGACGACGAACTTGGGGTTCAGGGACTCCGGGCAATTGAAGCCGGCGATCGCATCGATCCCGAGCTCGAAGGTGTTGCCAGTCGATAGGGCGTCGCCTTTGTCGCCGTCGCCTCCTCCAGGAAGTGAGGGGAAGATCGTGGTGTATTTCACGAGCCTTCGGGGGATCAGGAAAACATACGAGGATTGCTGCACGGTGAGATCGATTCTTAGGGGGCTTCGGGTTTGCGTGGACGAGCGAGATGTCTCGATGGATTCCGCGTACCGGAAGGAATTGCAGAGCGCGTTCGGGGGGAGCGCGGCGCTTCCGCAAGTGTTCGCTGGGGGCACGTACGTCGGAGGAGCAGAGGAGGTGAGGCATCTACATGAGGTCGGGGAATTGGGGAAGATCCTGCGGGATTTTCCGGTGCGAGATAACGGCGACGTCTGCGAGGTGTGCGGCGACGCGAGGTTCGTGCCCTGCGAAAACTGCCATGGCAGTAGGAAGGTTTATGAGGAAGACGATGGAGGTGTTCTGAGACGGTGCTTGGAGTGCAACGAGAACGGATTGGTCAGGTGTCCATTCTGTTCTTACTGA
- the LOC116266530 gene encoding uncharacterized protein LOC116266530: MALSNFILTVAGVSAVILLLRSDVKQSASIFRRNVRHIRQWLEEESSAASKAAEKVKPKELERSIPEKDVPKEKHKD; encoded by the exons ATGGCACTATCGAACTTCATCCTCACAGTGGCTGGTGTAAGTGCCGTCATTCTCCTCCTTAGGAGCGATGTGAAACAATCGGCTTCCATATTCAGGCGTAACGTTCGGCACATTCGGCAGTGGTTGGAGGAAGAATCTTCTGCCGCTTCCAA GGCAGCTGAAAAAGTGAAGCCTAAAGAACTGGAAAGGTCAATACCTGAAAAAGACGTCCCCAAGGAAAAGCATAAGGATTGA
- the LOC116266068 gene encoding probable ADP-ribosylation factor GTPase-activating protein AGD11 isoform X4 translates to MGGGCLLVGGQEFVINMGMVLLFRRSVNIGAFICIKCSGVHRGLGSHISKVLSVKLDEWTDEQVEAVARMGGNSVVNMKYEACLPDNLKPKPEAPAKERSAYIRRKYELQEFVAKEEVISPAFCSLRTSQSMSSGRHPDCSQDRKVEKHHSNRFHGIGLNFRNSWRKKEQEQKATNKNSTLGMVEFVGLIKVNVIRGTNLAVRDVVTSDPYVMLTMGNQTLKTRVIKSNLNPVWNEKVVLSIPDTVPPLKLQVYDKDTFSADDRMGEAEVDIQPLVAASVAYENSGIREPMQLGKWRASEDNSLVKDSLITLVDGKVKQEITLKLKNVERGELEIELECVPLTQ, encoded by the exons ATGGGT GGTGGATGTCTTTTGGTCGGTGGACAAGAGTTTGTCATTAATATGGGCATGGTTCTCTTGTTCAGAAG GTCGGTGAATATAGGGGCATTCATATGCATAAAGTGTTCAGGCGTTCACAGGGGATTAGGGTCACATATCTCAAAG GTTTTGTCAGTGAAGCTGGATGAGTggacagatgaacaagttgaagcagTAGCTAGAATGGGTGGAAACTCTGTAGTGAATATGAAATATGAAGCATGCCTCCCAGATAATCTTAAGCCAAAGCCAGAAGCTCCAGCAAAAGAACGTTCTGCTTACATTAG GAGAAAGTATGAGCTGCAAGAGTTTGTAGCTAAAGAAGAAGTCATCTCCCCTGCGTTCTGTAGCTTGAGAACCTCACAGAGCATGTCCAGTGGTAGACACCCAGATTGTTCCCAAGACCGGAAAGTTGAAAAGCATCATAGCAATCGTTTTCATGGCATTGGTCTTAATTTTCGAAATAGTTGgaggaaaaaagaacaagagcAGAAAGCTACAAACAAAAACTCAACG TTGGGCATGGTTGAATTTGTTGGACTCATCAAGGTAAACGTGATTAGAGGAACCAACTTGGCTGTCAGAGATGTAGTGACTAGTGATCCGTACGTCATGTTAACAATGGGAAACCAA ACATTGAAGACACGTGTGATAAAGAGCAACCTGAACCCAGTTTGGAATGAAAAAGTTGTTCTTTCCATCCCAGACACTGTTCCACCTCTAAAGTTG CAAGTATATGACAAGGATACCTTCAGCGCAGATGATCGAATGGGAGAAGCAGAAGTAGATATCCAGCCATTGGTTGCTGCATCTGTAGCTTATGAGAACTCAGGCATCAGAGAGCCAATGCAACTTGGAAAATGGAGAGCAAGTGAGGATAACAGTCTCGTCAAAGATAGTCTGATAACATTAGTAGATGGAAAGGTGAAGCAGGAAATCACTCTAAAGCTTAAGAATGTGGAGAGAGGGGAATTGGAAATTGAACTTGAATGTGTTCCTCTCACTCAATAG